In Salmo salar chromosome ssa03, Ssal_v3.1, whole genome shotgun sequence, a single genomic region encodes these proteins:
- the LOC123741807 gene encoding stonustoxin subunit beta-like encodes MKPGLRKYVCDLTLDPNTVDRRLSLSEENRKVTWRREEQPYPDHPERFVGCRQVLCREGLTGRCYWEAEWSGREAVIGVTYKGISRRGEVNDCCLGCNDKSWSLTCSDNSYYACHDNNSTTIDVRSSSSHRVGVYLDWPAGTLSFYRASSDTLTHLITFTSTFTEPLYPGFWVYNDSSVSL; translated from the exons atgaaacctgggcttagaaaat atgtctgtgatctcacactcgACCCAAACACAGTAGAcagacgcctctctctgtctgaggagaacagaaaggtgacatggaggagagaggagcagccgtatcctgatcacccagagagatttgtgggatgtagacaggtgctgtgtagagagggtctgactgggcgctgttactgggaggcagagtggagtgggagggaggctgttataggagtgacttataaaggaatcagcaggagaggagaggttaatgactgttgtcttggatgtaatgacaagtcctggagtctgacctgctctgacaacagttacTATGCCTGTCACGATAATaattccactaccatagacgtccgctcctccagctcccacagagtaggagtgtatctggactggccagccggcactctgtccttctatagagcctcctctgacacactgacccacctgatcacattcacctccacattcactgagcccctctatccagggttctGGGTTTATAAtgactcctcagtgtccctgtaa